The proteins below come from a single Streptococcus canis genomic window:
- a CDS encoding formate/nitrite transporter family protein: MKTPEQILESTIHIGEHKIAKSLPAKAILGFIGGAMISLGYLLYVRIAASGLETFGAFASILGACAFPIGLIIILMAGGELITGNMMAVSAALLAKKIKFSELAKNWLIITLFNVIGAIFVAFVFGHFLGLTSAGIFKEEVIEVAHAKIAATPLQAIVSGIGCNWFVGLALWLCYGANDATGKLLGTWFPVMTFVALGFQHSVANAFVIPAAIFEGGATWLDFILNFTFVYTGNIIGGAVFVSLFYFKAYDHPEKA; this comes from the coding sequence ATGAAAACACCGGAACAGATTTTAGAGTCAACCATTCATATTGGAGAACATAAAATTGCCAAGTCTCTCCCTGCTAAGGCTATTCTAGGCTTTATTGGTGGAGCAATGATTAGTTTGGGTTACCTCTTGTATGTTAGAATTGCTGCTAGTGGCTTGGAAACCTTTGGCGCTTTCGCAAGTATTCTAGGAGCCTGCGCTTTTCCAATCGGTTTGATTATTATCTTGATGGCTGGTGGAGAATTAATTACAGGAAACATGATGGCAGTTTCTGCAGCTTTGTTGGCCAAAAAAATTAAGTTTAGCGAACTTGCCAAGAATTGGCTCATTATTACCTTGTTTAATGTAATTGGAGCTATTTTTGTAGCCTTTGTATTCGGTCATTTTCTAGGTTTGACATCAGCTGGTATTTTTAAAGAAGAAGTGATTGAAGTGGCCCATGCTAAAATAGCAGCGACCCCTTTGCAGGCGATTGTATCAGGAATTGGTTGTAACTGGTTTGTTGGATTGGCCTTGTGGCTGTGCTATGGGGCAAATGATGCTACTGGTAAACTTCTTGGTACTTGGTTTCCTGTCATGACCTTTGTAGCCCTTGGCTTTCAACACAGTGTGGCAAATGCTTTTGTTATTCCCGCTGCTATTTTTGAGGGCGGAGCTACCTGGCTAGACTTTATTCTAAACTTTACCTTTGTTTATACCGGTAACATTATTGGCGGAGCTGTTTTTGTTAGTCTTTTCTATTTCAAAGCTTATGATCACCCAGAAAAGGCATAA